One segment of Terriglobia bacterium DNA contains the following:
- a CDS encoding aldolase/citrate lyase family protein produces the protein MSDALTGKEFKSQLREGRPKMGLFVNSSSPTVAEQLAHSGYDWLLVDTQHGPMGNETLSGMLAGIASGGAKSMVRVGGYDDRPGIQQALDMGSDGVLVPYINNAAEARQAVSCVRYPTAGTRSVYFPQRSMNAKGLLGYAGAWNDNAICALQVETADCIKNIQEIAAVPGVDILFLGQNDLCMSMGLYEKYKFPEMYTSPELGQATTDLIASAKKNNVILGLFLFGTSRVGEFLEKGFTFISIGNDLHHILTQSGAYVQDMEKIAKEKSKAGWTRRSTALF, from the coding sequence ATGAGTGACGCTTTGACTGGTAAAGAGTTTAAGAGCCAACTTCGCGAAGGACGCCCCAAAATGGGGTTGTTCGTGAATTCGAGCAGCCCGACCGTGGCCGAGCAGTTGGCTCATAGCGGCTATGACTGGCTGTTGGTCGACACCCAGCACGGTCCGATGGGCAACGAAACCCTGTCGGGGATGCTTGCGGGAATCGCCAGCGGCGGCGCGAAGTCGATGGTTCGCGTCGGCGGCTATGACGATCGCCCGGGCATTCAACAAGCCCTCGATATGGGCTCCGACGGCGTTCTGGTCCCCTATATCAACAACGCCGCGGAAGCACGCCAGGCTGTCAGCTGCGTTCGCTATCCCACCGCGGGAACGCGCTCCGTCTACTTCCCCCAGCGCAGCATGAATGCAAAAGGTTTGCTCGGCTATGCCGGCGCCTGGAACGACAACGCCATCTGCGCTCTGCAGGTCGAAACCGCCGATTGCATCAAGAACATCCAGGAAATCGCAGCCGTTCCCGGCGTCGATATTCTTTTTCTCGGCCAGAACGACCTTTGCATGTCGATGGGTCTCTACGAAAAGTACAAGTTCCCCGAAATGTACACGTCGCCTGAACTCGGTCAGGCCACTACAGACCTGATCGCTTCCGCAAAGAAGAACAACGTCATCCTCGGCCTGTTCCTCTTCGGGACCTCCCGCGTTGGCGAATTCCTCGAGAAGGGCTTCACCTTCATCAGCATCGGAAATGACCTCCATCACATCCTGACCCAGTCCGGCGCTTACGTTCAGGACATGGAGAAGATCGCAAAAGAGAAGAGCAAGGCGGGTTGGACTCGCCGCTCGACCGCGTTGTTCTAG
- a CDS encoding DUF6644 family protein has protein sequence MHFLLPFFKWCDASWVGETIRGSRIYFPIIETCHLLALTILFGAILVLTGRMCRLMMTSQPTFQVAKDLGPWASWSLVVILLSGIMLFLSEAMKCYASTPFQVKMMFLSAALIFHFTVHRKVSRSEREPRLVWGAAVGVINALLWLGVGLGGRGIGFL, from the coding sequence ATGCATTTTTTATTACCGTTTTTTAAGTGGTGCGACGCGAGCTGGGTGGGCGAAACGATTCGTGGATCCCGGATCTATTTTCCGATCATCGAGACCTGCCATCTGCTCGCGCTGACGATTCTTTTCGGGGCCATTCTCGTCCTCACCGGCCGCATGTGCCGCCTGATGATGACGAGCCAGCCGACCTTTCAGGTCGCAAAGGATCTGGGGCCGTGGGCAAGCTGGAGCCTGGTTGTGATTCTCTTGTCGGGAATCATGCTCTTCCTTTCGGAAGCGATGAAGTGCTACGCGAGCACGCCCTTCCAGGTAAAAATGATGTTTCTGTCCGCCGCGCTTATTTTTCACTTTACAGTCCACCGCAAAGTCTCGCGATCGGAACGGGAGCCCCGGCTGGTGTGGGGCGCCGCGGTCGGCGTTATCAATGCTTTACTGTGGCTCGGAGTCGGTCTCGGCGGACGCGGCATCGGCTTCCTGTAA
- a CDS encoding DUF6644 family protein, producing the protein MSEIPAIIHTMQNSGIGTGIRESIWLFPIVETTHVLALALSVGVLLWFDLRLMGWGMKQQPVSEVHKQVMPLAFFGFVVMTISGILLFWSEPEKCYLSGFFRVKVLFLILAMINAGIFELKTKKSIEDWDKYPIPPIRARMAGLISIISWAAVIIAGRATAYNLF; encoded by the coding sequence ATGTCAGAAATTCCTGCCATCATCCACACGATGCAAAACAGCGGTATCGGCACCGGGATCCGGGAATCGATTTGGCTGTTTCCGATCGTCGAAACCACCCATGTGCTGGCGCTGGCGCTCTCGGTGGGAGTCCTGCTGTGGTTCGATTTGCGGCTGATGGGCTGGGGAATGAAGCAGCAACCCGTATCCGAAGTGCACAAGCAGGTCATGCCGCTGGCGTTCTTCGGCTTCGTCGTGATGACCATCAGCGGGATTCTGCTTTTCTGGTCCGAACCCGAGAAGTGTTACTTGAGCGGATTCTTCCGGGTCAAGGTGCTGTTTCTGATTCTCGCGATGATCAATGCCGGCATTTTCGAACTGAAAACCAAAAAGAGCATCGAGGACTGGGACAAGTACCCGATTCCCCCGATCAGGGCCCGGATGGCCGGCCTGATTTCGATCATATCGTGGGCAGCGGTGATCATCGCCGGGCGCGCCACCGCGTACAATCTGTTCTAG